Below is a window of Dietzia timorensis DNA.
GAGGGGTCCACCCTCACACTGCGACTTACCGGCCCTGCGGGCCGCACTGTGTCCGTGTCCGTCGAAGGACGGGCACGGCTCCTCGATGAGGCACCCATCGACCCCACCGTCGCACTTGAAATGCCGGCGGGCGTGTTCGCGCGGCTCTACGGCGGAAGAGTCGGGCCAGCCGACGTGTCGAATGACATCCGGATAGACGGAGACGGCGAGCTCGCCCAGCGGGTGCTGAGAGAGCTCGCCGTCACTATGTAGAGGCCGCGAGCGGCCGGGGCCGCCCTCTCCTGGCTAGCTGCCGATGGTCTGGGCCTCGAGGCTGCCCTCGGCGTTCGCGCCCTCGAAGCCGAGGACATGGAGCAACGCGACCGAAGAACCGAAGACCGGGGCCAGGCTCGCAAGACTTCCGGCGCCCGGGGCGTCGGTGTCGTCGTCACCATCATCCTCACCCGCACCGACGGTGACCGGAATCGACACGACCGTGCCGTTGTCGAGTTCGACAGTGAGGATCTGCGCCCCCGCCGGCGCATCGGCGGGGATTTCGACGTCGATGTCTACCTTGCCGTCGAGCGGCGCGGCGAAGGCGCCTGCCCCGAACGTCGACTCATCGACCTCGGACGTGGCATCGAAGGTGCCGAGCTCGACCTCGCCGAGCTTCACGGTCGCCTTGGTGGCCTTCGTTGCGCCGAGCGAGGTGAGGTTGAGGTCCGACAGCGTGAAGCTCGCGGTCTCCCCCGCGGCGACGGTGTCGGGAAGGTCCTTCGCAGCGATCGCGCGGCGCGAGAAGTCCGGCTCGAGCGGCGAGTTCTCGCTGATGTAGTCCATCCACGTGTCCGAGTCGATGAGGCCGGTGTCGGACTTGTCAGAGGCCTCCGCGAATTCGGTGAAGTTGTCGCCGCCGCCGGCGAGGAAGCTCTGCGAGACGACCGAGTAGCTTTCGCTTTCGTCGATGGGTTGGCCCTCGAAGCTCACCGAGGTGATGCGGTCACCACGCTCGCGCGTGGGATCGAACGTCCAGGTGAGCGCATCGTTCGTGCCGAGTGCCAGGAACGGGCGCGAGCTGCCGTCGGGCTGCCACTGCTGTTCGAGGACGCTCTTGATCTGCGCTCCTGTCATCTTCATCGTGACGATGGTGTTCGCGAACGGAAGGACACCGTTAGCCTCGGCCTTGTTGATGTTGTCCTCGGCGCCCTCGGGGTCGTTACGCAACTCGTCGCGGAGCCCGCCCGGGTTCATGAAACCGATCTGCGCTCCGCCGCGGTCGGCGACGGCATCGACCATGAACTCCGCCACGAGATTGCCGAGCGCCGACTCGGAGGAGCGATCGTCGCGCTTGCCACCGGCATGCGCCGTCGTGATATCGCCCGACACCGCGCCGACAGGCTTCTCTCCCTCGACTTTCGCACGCTGCAGCGTTCCGTCGACGATCTCCTTGACCTCGGCGACAACCGGATCACTTAGATTCGCGGCGTCCGCCTTCGACGGAACCGGTACGTTTTCCTGCTCATACCCGGTGACGTCGTGGGTTTCGGGATCCACCGTGAGGGTGACACGCCCGATGTTCGACGCATAGGAGCCGGTCTGGATCACCGGCCGGTCCTCGCCGTCGGGGCCCGGCGCTTCGAAGGTATAGGTCTGATGGGTGTGCCCGGTGTAGATGGCCGAGACATCCGCAGAGGTCTCGTCGACGATCTTGGAGAAGACACCGCCATCGCGAGCGGCCTCGAGCGAGGCGCCGGTCGCGGCGCCTTCGTGGTAGGACGCGACGATGACGTCGGCCTCGCCGTTGTCCTCGTTGCCGTCCTTGAGATCCTTTGCCGCCTCGTTGACGGCGTCCACCGGATCCGAGAACTCGACGCCCTCGATGCCGGTCGGCGACACCAGCGCCGGGGTCTCTTCGGTGA
It encodes the following:
- a CDS encoding bifunctional metallophosphatase/5'-nucleotidase, whose translation is MSPKNQCRFAASAVAVVTLVGGTLVVVPSSAGAQEDQAAGGNEITLLGINDFHGRINAEGPSTVAFADTIQTLRSEYGEDSTALISSGDNIGASLFASSFEQDEPTIDVLNALGLETSAVGNHEFDRGIDDLGGRVSDSADWSHLAANVTVDGEQMQPYEVLDINGVKVGVIGAVTEETPALVSPTGIEGVEFSDPVDAVNEAAKDLKDGNEDNGEADVIVASYHEGAATGASLEAARDGGVFSKIVDETSADVSAIYTGHTHQTYTFEAPGPDGEDRPVIQTGSYASNIGRVTLTVDPETHDVTGYEQENVPVPSKADAANLSDPVVAEVKEIVDGTLQRAKVEGEKPVGAVSGDITTAHAGGKRDDRSSESALGNLVAEFMVDAVADRGGAQIGFMNPGGLRDELRNDPEGAEDNINKAEANGVLPFANTIVTMKMTGAQIKSVLEQQWQPDGSSRPFLALGTNDALTWTFDPTRERGDRITSVSFEGQPIDESESYSVVSQSFLAGGGDNFTEFAEASDKSDTGLIDSDTWMDYISENSPLEPDFSRRAIAAKDLPDTVAAGETASFTLSDLNLTSLGATKATKATVKLGEVELGTFDATSEVDESTFGAGAFAAPLDGKVDIDVEIPADAPAGAQILTVELDNGTVVSIPVTVGAGEDDGDDDTDAPGAGSLASLAPVFGSSVALLHVLGFEGANAEGSLEAQTIGS